The sequence ACAATTAACACAAAAGAAAAATGATTTGATTTTAGGAATCGCTACACCATCAGCTCAAGCATTGGCTAAGAAGACTAAATCAACACCAATCGTAGTAACAGCAGTCACTAATTTGCAAAGTGCCGGATTGGTTAAATCGGATAAGAAACCTGATACTAATGTCACAGGAACTAAGGATCTTGGACCAGTTGATAAACAAGTGAAATTGTTGACGACTTTGACTAAGAATAATAAGCCAATCGGAGTTTTGTACAACTCATCAGAAGAAAATTCCGTGCTTCAGGTCAAGATGGTTAAAAAATACGCTAAGAATCACAGTTTGAAATTAAATATCGTCAGTGTAACTAGTACCAACGATGTTGCCAGTGCCGTTTCTGGAATGGCTGACAAGGTTTCCGGAATTTATTTACCAACTGATAATCTAATGGCTAGTTCAATGAAAACTATCGGTAAAAAAGCTCGTGAAGCAAAACTTCCAGTCGTAACAGGATCAATTGAAATGGCTGAAGATGGTGGAACAGCAACTTATGGAATCAATTACGAAGATCTTGGCAAACAAACAGCCAAAATGGCTTACAAGATTTTGATCGACAAAAAGAAGCCGCAAGATATGCCAGTCGAAACTTCACATACTTTGAGACTTTACGTTAACAAAACTTACGCTAAAGAAATTGGCTTAAACCCTGATCAAATTAAACAACCTTAGGAGGTAAACTTATGATTATTTCAAGTCTTGGACAAGGATTACTGTGGGCACCTTTAGCAATCGGTGTTTTCATTACGTTTAGAATTCTAGATATTCCTGATTTAACGACTGAAGGCAGTTTTCCTTTTGGGGCTGCAGTTGCGGTCAGTTTGATGTTAAAAGGTCAATCAGCTATCACGGCATCGTTAGTAGGATTTTTAGCGGGTTGTTTGGCAGGACTGATAACAGG comes from Companilactobacillus pabuli and encodes:
- a CDS encoding ABC transporter substrate-binding protein; protein product: MKKSIISLLTIAMVALVLVGCSNNSSSSKELNVGILQIVPHGSLDAARKGFKQELNQEIKKHDKSIKVNYNYQNAQGDQSNLNSMAQQLTQKKNDLILGIATPSAQALAKKTKSTPIVVTAVTNLQSAGLVKSDKKPDTNVTGTKDLGPVDKQVKLLTTLTKNNKPIGVLYNSSEENSVLQVKMVKKYAKNHSLKLNIVSVTSTNDVASAVSGMADKVSGIYLPTDNLMASSMKTIGKKAREAKLPVVTGSIEMAEDGGTATYGINYEDLGKQTAKMAYKILIDKKKPQDMPVETSHTLRLYVNKTYAKEIGLNPDQIKQP